A single genomic interval of Psychroserpens sp. NJDZ02 harbors:
- a CDS encoding uroporphyrinogen-III synthase gives MKVKTILVSQPEPKIENSPYFDLSEKQKVKIDFRPFIHVEGVPSKDIRQQKVDLNNYTAIILTSRNAVDHFFRVAEEMRFKVPDSMKYFCQSEAVAYYLQKYVVYRKRKIYVGKRNFADLSPLIKKYKDEKFLLPTTDKLKPEVPEILNGLNISWKEAVFYKTVISDLSDLENVTYDILVFFSPSGIDSLFHNFPEFKQNDTKIAVFGNTTIKAVEEKGLRVDISAPTPETPSMTMALQKYIDKANKGK, from the coding sequence ATGAAAGTGAAAACCATTTTAGTCTCACAACCAGAACCTAAAATTGAAAATTCGCCTTATTTTGACCTCTCAGAAAAGCAGAAAGTTAAAATTGATTTTAGACCTTTTATTCATGTTGAAGGTGTCCCATCCAAAGACATTAGACAACAAAAAGTAGACTTAAACAATTACACTGCTATTATTTTAACCAGCAGAAATGCGGTAGATCACTTTTTTAGAGTGGCTGAAGAAATGCGCTTTAAAGTACCAGACTCAATGAAGTATTTTTGTCAGTCTGAAGCAGTTGCCTATTATTTACAAAAATATGTAGTCTACAGAAAACGTAAAATTTATGTTGGTAAACGTAATTTTGCAGACTTATCGCCTTTAATTAAAAAATATAAAGACGAAAAATTTTTACTACCTACCACCGATAAGCTTAAACCTGAAGTTCCAGAAATATTAAACGGTTTAAATATCAGTTGGAAAGAAGCTGTGTTTTACAAAACGGTAATTAGTGACTTATCCGATTTAGAAAATGTAACTTATGATATTCTAGTATTCTTTAGCCCAAGTGGTATTGATTCTTTATTTCATAATTTTCCAGAATTCAAACAAAATGATACTAAAATCGCCGTATTTGGTAACACAACTATAAAAGCGGTAGAAGAAAAAGGGTTACGTGTAGACATCTCTGCACCAACACCAGAAACACCATCGATGACTATGGCACTTCAAAAATATATTGACAAAGCAAATAAAGGAAAATAA